From the genome of Clostridia bacterium:
CGAATCTCGCCGATTGGAGCTCGTCCTGGGGCGTGTACCCCGGCGGGCAGTCCTGGGACCCGTCCAGCGCGCACTACGACGACCAGCTGCCGCTCTGGCGAGCGTACCGGTACAAGACGCTGCCGTTCCCCGCGACGCCCGGCGAAGCCGGCGGTTGGGTCCGGCGCGCGTACACCTTGGAACCTGCGGGAGGGGGCGCAAGGTGATGAAATCCGCCTGGACAGGACCCCTGGCGTTCGCGCTGACGCTCGGCGGGCTCCTGATCGGACTGTGGTGGGCTGCGCCGGTGGCCGGGTTGGTCGCGGGGGCGGCATCCCGCGCGGGCGGCCGCCCGTTCCTGGACACGTCGCTCGGCACGCTGCTCGCGTGGGCGGTGGCGGACGTGTGGCGGCTGCTGTTCTGGCGCGGCTACGAGCAGGCGCAAGTGGTCGCCGCGCTCGCCGGGCTGCCTACCGCGGCCGGCGCCGCGTTCTTCGTCCTGCCGGGCCTGGTGGCCGCGCTGGCCTCGGGATGCGCGGCGGCCGCGGCTGCCCACGCGCTCGCCGCAGCGGCCGCTCGCGGTGAAGCATCGCGCCGGCTGAATTGAGGAGGTTTCCATTGGACGCGACCTGGTCCCAAGCCGTGGAGTTGGATCGTGTCGACCCGCTCGCCGGGTTTCGTTCCCGTTTCTACGTCCCCGACGGCGTCATCTACCTGGACGGGAACTCGTTGGGGCTCCTTTCGCGGGACGCGGAGGCGTCGCTCCTGCGGGTGTTGGACGAGTGGAAGCGCCTCGCCGTCGACGGCTGGACGCGCGCACAGCCGGCCTGGTTCGAGACCGGCGAGCGCCTCGGCGCCATGATGGCGGAACTCATGGGCGCGGCGGCGGAGGAGGTCGTCGTCACGGGGTCCACGACCGTCAACCTGCACCAGCTGGTGCGGACGTTCTACCGGCCGACCCGCGAGCGCTTCGTGATCGTCGCCGACCGGCTCAACTTCCCGTCGGACCAGTACGCGCTTGAGGCCATCGTGGCGGAGCGCGGGCTTGACCCCGCGGAGGCCATCCGCTGGGTGCCCTCGCGGGACGGCCGCACGATCGAAGAGGCGGACGTCGAAGCGGCCTTGGACCGCGATGTCGCGCTGCTTCTTCTGCCCAGCGTGTACTACACGAGCGGCCAGCTGCTGGATGTCGCCCGTCTGACGCGTGCCGCGCACCGCGCCGGAGCGCTGGCCGGGTTCGACCTCTGCCACAGCGCGGGCGTCATGCCCCACCGGCTGGACGAGTGGGACGTCGATTTCGCGTTCTGGTGCACGTACAAATATCTCAACGGCGGTCCGGGGGCGACGGCCGCGCTCTACGTCAACCGGCGCCATTTCGGCCGGAGGCCGGCGCTAGCCGGGTGGTGGGGGTCGCGCAAGGACCGGCAGTTCGACATGACGCCGGACTTCATCCCCGCGCCGCACGCCGGAGCGTGGCAGATCGGCACGATCCCGATGCTGAGCACCGCGCCGCTCGAAGGGGCGCTGCGGGTCGCGCTCGACGCCGGGATCGACCGCGTCCGGGAGAAGTCGCTGCGCCAGACGGAGTACCTGATCGCGCTCGCGGACGCGCATCTGCGCGAGTTCGGCTTCGAGCTCGCCACGCCGCGAGACCCGGCGCGTCGCGGGGGACACGTGGCGCTCGCCCACCCGCAGGCGGTGCGCATCGCGAAGGCGCTGAAGGCCGCGGGCGTCGTGCCCGACTTTCGCGTGCCCGACATCGTCCGGCTCGCTCCGTCGCCCCTCTACACGTCCTTCCGCGAGATCTGGGATGCCGTCATGCGCTTGCGGGACATCATGACGACGGAAGCGTGGCGCGCCTTCCCCTCCGAGCGGGATGCGGTCGCGTGAGGGAGTTGAACGCTGTGACGACAGGGAACCGCCGTCGCTCGCCGGCCCGTGCCCTGTGGGCGGCCACGCTGTTGGCCGCGCTGCTGCTCTCGGGCTGCGCGAGAAAGCCGCACGCGTCCGTGCCGGCGCCGTCCTCTGAGACCGGCCAGGCTTCCGAGGCGGTCAGCGAGGGGCCGGCAGGAGGCAGAGGCAGCGAGACGGTCACTTCGGAATCCGCGCCCTTCGTCCCGTTCGCCGCGATCATCGACAATGAACGTCACGCGCGCCCGCAGTCCGGCCTGGACAAGGCGGCGATCGTCGTGGAGATGCTCGCGGAAGGCGGGATCACGCGCTACTTCGCCGTGTTCGACAAGGATCCGGGCGAGCCCATCGGCCCCGTCCGTTCGGCGCGCATCTACTTCAACCGGCTGAGCCACCTGTGGGGGTTGGCCGTGGCGCACGCGGGCGGCAACCGGGACGCGCTCGCCGACTGGAAGGCGCACGCGAAGTACGACATCGACGCCATCTACACCAACGGGGGCGCCTTCTACCGCGACGCCAGCCGCAAGGCGCCGCACAACATGTACACGACGCCCGATCGGATCGAGAAGGTGCTGGCCGCGCGGGGCCTTCAG
Proteins encoded in this window:
- the kynU gene encoding kynureninase, giving the protein MDATWSQAVELDRVDPLAGFRSRFYVPDGVIYLDGNSLGLLSRDAEASLLRVLDEWKRLAVDGWTRAQPAWFETGERLGAMMAELMGAAAEEVVVTGSTTVNLHQLVRTFYRPTRERFVIVADRLNFPSDQYALEAIVAERGLDPAEAIRWVPSRDGRTIEEADVEAALDRDVALLLLPSVYYTSGQLLDVARLTRAAHRAGALAGFDLCHSAGVMPHRLDEWDVDFAFWCTYKYLNGGPGATAALYVNRRHFGRRPALAGWWGSRKDRQFDMTPDFIPAPHAGAWQIGTIPMLSTAPLEGALRVALDAGIDRVREKSLRQTEYLIALADAHLREFGFELATPRDPARRGGHVALAHPQAVRIAKALKAAGVVPDFRVPDIVRLAPSPLYTSFREIWDAVMRLRDIMTTEAWRAFPSERDAVA
- a CDS encoding DUF3048 domain-containing protein; the encoded protein is MRELNAVTTGNRRRSPARALWAATLLAALLLSGCARKPHASVPAPSSETGQASEAVSEGPAGGRGSETVTSESAPFVPFAAIIDNERHARPQSGLDKAAIVVEMLAEGGITRYFAVFDKDPGEPIGPVRSARIYFNRLSHLWGLAVAHAGGNRDALADWKAHAKYDIDAIYTNGGAFYRDASRKAPHNMYTTPDRIEKVLAARGLQATAPSLPLGPAADGEAASGVEVKFPGGDTVAWRGGADGRWQREVGGKADETADGSPIAADNVIVVVAPVRSNPDPWTVGAIDVQWEKAGKAWLFRNGKVTAGTMRFTPSGIEFKDEDGRTAGLTAGSLWIEVVPAADDVNVLP